From Hippea alviniae EP5-r, the proteins below share one genomic window:
- a CDS encoding nucleotide exchange factor GrpE, whose amino-acid sequence MSEKEKEQLKEEQQQEQAQENQENKQNEETKEPNYEEEYNKLKNEYLRLLADFDNYRKRMIKEIEDAKESAKRAIINDFLTILDNLEKAIEMAYQHKDAIIEGIELSIKSFKDMLKKHGVEEIKPDKETFDPNLHDALMIQESEELPKDTVIQTVQKGYIYKDKLIRPAKVIVSAGKKEEKNNTNNKKEE is encoded by the coding sequence ATGAGCGAAAAAGAGAAAGAGCAGCTCAAAGAAGAACAGCAACAAGAACAGGCTCAAGAAAATCAAGAAAATAAGCAGAACGAAGAGACAAAAGAGCCCAATTACGAAGAAGAATACAACAAACTCAAAAACGAATACCTAAGACTGCTTGCTGACTTTGACAATTACAGAAAAAGAATGATTAAAGAGATAGAAGATGCAAAAGAGTCAGCAAAAAGAGCTATAATAAACGACTTTTTGACAATACTCGACAACCTTGAAAAAGCCATTGAGATGGCTTATCAGCACAAGGATGCCATCATCGAAGGCATTGAGCTTTCTATCAAATCATTCAAAGATATGCTTAAAAAACACGGCGTCGAAGAGATAAAACCTGACAAAGAGACATTTGATCCTAATCTTCACGATGCTTTAATGATTCAAGAATCAGAAGAGCTGCCTAAGGATACAGTAATACAAACTGTTCAAAAGGGATACATTTACAAAGACAAACTCATCAGGCCTGCAAAGGTTATCGTTAGTGCAGGCAAAAAAGAAGAAAAAAATAATACAAATAATAAAAAGGAGGAATAA